One window from the genome of Osmerus eperlanus chromosome 1, fOsmEpe2.1, whole genome shotgun sequence encodes:
- the rpl10a gene encoding large ribosomal subunit protein uL1 — MSKISRDMLYEVVKEVQAGALAKPRKFTESVELQISLKNYDPQKDKRFSGTVRLKTTPRPKFSVCVLGDQQHCDEAKAAEMPHMDIEALKKLNKNKKMVKKLAKKYDAFLASESLIKQIPRILGPGLNKAGKFPSLLTHNENLNTKVDEVKSTIKFQMKKVLCLAVAVGHVKMTEEELVYNIHLAVNFLVSLLKKNWQNVRALYVKSTMGKPQRLY, encoded by the exons ATGAG TAAGATTTCCAGGGACATGCTGTATGAGGTGGTGAAGGAGGTGCAGGCGGGAGCGCTGGCCAAGCCTCGCAA GTTTACAGAGTCGGTTGAGCTCCAGATCAGCTTGAAGAACTACGACCCCCAGAAGGACAAGCGTTTCTCTGGCACCGTCAG ACTGAAGACCACCCCCAGGCCCAAGTTCTCGGTGTGCGTCCTCGGAGACCAGCAGCACTGTGACGAGGCCAAGGCTGCCGAGATGCCCCACATGGACATCGAGGCCCTCAAGAAGCTCAACAAGAACAAGAAAATGGTCAAGAAGCTTG ccAAGAAGTATGATGCCTTCCTGGCTTCCGAGTCTCTGATCAAGCAGATCCCTCGTATCCTGGGCCCTGGACTCAACAAGGCGGGCAAGTtcccctccctgctcacccACAATGAGAACCTCAACACCAAGGTGGACGAGGTCAAGTCCACCATCAAGTTCCAGATGAAGAAG gtcctgtGTCTGGCGGTGGCTGTGGGCCACGTCAAGATGACCGAGGAGGAGCTGGTCTACAACATCCACCTGGCTGTCAACTTCCTGGTGTCTCTGCTCAAGAAGAACTGGCAGAACGTACGCGCTCTCTATGTGAAGAGCACCATGGGCAAGCCCCAGCGCCTGTACTAG
- the pparda gene encoding peroxisome proliferator-activated receptor delta, translated as MEGPAVLPPLQNKDPCRERKRRGGEVQRLGRSTATEQQEGRRGGTPPEDRKSSPLTELGGGAVAPDSWDMDSHDGEEQGEKGSRSTPSTDSPAPSSSCTDLSQTSPPSLSDHLQLGREEGAGAGINVECRICGDKASGFHYGVHACEGCKGFFRRTIRMKLEYERCERSCKIQKKSRNKCQYCRFQKCLLLGMSHDAIRYGRMPEAEKRKLVAGLLAGEEGGGNSPAGSDLKTVAKRVNDAYLKNLNMTKKKARGILTGKTSSNPVQFVQNPFVIHDMDTLWQAENGLVWNQMVNGAPPNREIGVHVFYRCQCTTVETVRELTEFAKSIPGFVDLFLNDQVTLLKYGVHEAIFAMLPSLMNKDGLLVANGKGFVTREFLRSLRRPFSEIMEPKFEFAVKFNALELDDSDLALFVAAIILCGDRPGLMNVKQVEDMQDSILQALDQHLQANHTDSTYLFPKLLQKMADLRQLVTENAQLVQKIKKTESETSLHPLLQEIYKDMY; from the exons ATGGAGGGGCCGGCCGTCCTACCGCCACTCCAGAACAAGGATCCGTGTCGGGAGCGGAAGCGGCGCGGTGGGGAGGTGCAGCGCCTCGGCCGCAGCACGGCCACGGAGCAGcaggaggggaggcggggggggacgCCCCCGGAGGACAGGAAGTCTTCCCCGCTgacggagctgggggggggggcggtggcgcCCGACTCCTGGGACATGGACTCCCATGacggggaggagcagggggagaaggggagtcgTAGTACTCCCAGCACGGacagccctgccccctccagcaGCTGCACAG atctgTCCCAGACATCTCCCCCGTCTCTCAGTGACCATCTgcagctggggagggaggagggagcgggggcAGGGATCAACGTGGAGTGTCGTATATGCGGGGACAAGGCCTCGGGGTTCCACTACGGCGTGCACGCCTGCGAGGGCTGCAAG GGGTTCTTCAGGAGAACCATCCGTATGAAGCTGGAGTACGAGCGCTGTGAGCGCAGCTGTAAGATCCAGAAGAAGAGCAGGAACAAGTGTCAGTACTGTCGCTTCCAGAAGTGTCTGCTGCTGGGCATGTCCCACgacg CTATCCGGTACGGGCGCATGCCGGAGGCAGAGAAGAGGAAGCTGGTGGCGGGGCTGCTGGCcggggaggagggcggagggaacAGCCCCGCGGGCTCCGACCTCAAGACAGTGGCCAAGAGGGTCAACGACGCTTACCTGAAGAACCTCAACATGACCAAGAAGAAGGCTCGGGGCATCCTGACGGGGAAGACCAGCTCCAACCCTGTTCAGTTTGTACAGAAC ccCTTTGTGATCCATGACATGGACACGCTGTGGCAGGCGGAGAACGGGCTGGTGTGGAACCAGATGGTCAATGGCGCTCCACCCAACAGGGAGATTGGCGTGCACGTGTTCTATCGCTGCCAGTGCACCACGGTGGAGACTGTCCGTGAGCTCACCGAGTTCGCCAAGAGCATCCCTGGCTTTGTCGACCTCTTCCTGAACGACCAG GTGACGCTCCTCAAGTACGGCGTCCATGAGGCCATCTTCGCCATGCTGCCCTCACTCATGAACAAGGACGGCCTGCTTGTGGCCAATGGGAAGGGCTTCGTCACCCGCGAGTTCCTGCGGAGCCTGCGGAGACCCTTCAGCGAGATCATGGAGCCCAAATTCGAGTTTGCCGTCAAGTTCAACGCCCTGGAGCTGGATGACAGCGACCTGGCCCTCTTTGTGGCCGCCATAATTCTGTGTGGAG ACCGACCAGGCCTGATGAACGTGAAGCAGGTGGAGGACATGCAGGACAGCATCCTGCAGGCCCTGGACCAGCACCTGCAGGCCAACCACACCGACTCCACCtacctcttccccaagctgctgcagAAGATGGCCGACCTCCGGCAGCTGGTCACCGAGAACGCCCAGCTGGTCCAGAAGATCAAGAAAACCGAGTCGGAGACGTCGctgcatcctctcctccaggagatCTACAAAGACATGTACTGA